The Pseudomonas triclosanedens genome has a window encoding:
- a CDS encoding DUF2218 domain-containing protein: MPLSRATVATPDAARYLKRLCNHFAHKLPVEQTDSRGVLRFDFGTCRLDATADALLLDAEAADVEGLERLQNVVVSHLDRFAWKEGQLPVNWQAA, translated from the coding sequence ATGCCGTTAAGCCGTGCAACCGTCGCTACACCCGATGCCGCTCGCTATCTCAAGCGGCTGTGCAACCACTTCGCCCACAAGCTTCCCGTCGAGCAGACCGATAGCCGCGGCGTACTGCGCTTCGATTTCGGCACCTGCCGCCTCGATGCCACGGCCGATGCGCTGTTGCTGGACGCCGAAGCCGCCGATGTGGAGGGCCTGGAGCGCCTGCAGAACGTGGTGGTCAGCCACCTCGACCGTTTCGCCTGGAAAGAAGGCCAACTGCCGGTGAACTGGCAAGCCGCCTGA
- a CDS encoding type II toxin-antitoxin system RelE/ParE family toxin, producing the protein MSLQWTHKAAADLDAIYDHYVVLIGPEKALRAIQDIVEQVRPLMNLEQSSSGAPSEVPGVRELSIERWPYQAAFRVKGRSVQILRIDRVDNSG; encoded by the coding sequence ATGAGCCTGCAGTGGACGCACAAGGCGGCTGCCGACCTGGACGCCATCTACGACCACTACGTAGTGCTTATCGGCCCGGAGAAAGCGCTGCGAGCCATCCAGGACATCGTCGAGCAGGTGCGCCCGCTGATGAACCTGGAGCAAAGCAGCAGCGGCGCGCCCAGCGAGGTGCCAGGTGTGCGCGAACTATCTATCGAGCGCTGGCCGTACCAGGCCGCATTCCGGGTCAAGGGGCGTTCTGTACAGATTTTGCGCATCGACCGTGTGGATAACTCGGGGTAA
- a CDS encoding CopG family ribbon-helix-helix protein, with translation MTTVVSFRADDALVEALDQLARATHRDRPYHLRQALAQYLERQSWHVATIDEGVADADAGHLLEHTVIEAKWGLA, from the coding sequence TTGACCACCGTTGTTTCCTTCCGCGCGGATGACGCCCTTGTCGAAGCGCTGGACCAGTTGGCCCGTGCCACCCATCGCGACCGCCCGTATCACCTGCGCCAGGCCCTGGCGCAGTACCTGGAGCGGCAGAGCTGGCACGTGGCGACGATCGATGAAGGCGTGGCGGATGCCGATGCCGGCCACCTGCTGGAGCACACCGTCATCGAAGCGAAATGGGGGCTGGCATGA
- a CDS encoding sodium:solute symporter, with the protein MLLDYLIMLVYALGMLALGWYGMRKARNQNDFLVAGRRLGPGLYLGTMAAVVLGGASTIGTVKLGYLYGLSGLWLVFMLGLGIIVLSLVFSRQIARLKVYTVTQILEQRYQASSRLIGGVVMVAYDLMVAVTATIAIGSVTEVVFEIPRIPAILCGGGIVIVYSVIGGMWSLTLTDIIQFVIKTLGIFAVLLPLSIHEAGGLSRMQEVLPAGFFDLGHIGLDTILTYFLLYFFGALIGQDIWQRVFTARSEKVVRYAGLGAGVYCMLYGLACALIGAAAHVLLPNLAVPENAYAEVTRQVLQPGLRGLVVAAALSAIMSTASGCLLAAATVFQEDIYSRFLRPGAPNGLRESRLFTLLMGVVMLALACLVNDVIGALSIAYNLLVGGLLVPILGALLWRRASARGAIASIVVGSLVVVLFMIIDGVLANTPIAYGLLASLLTFVVVSLAGAPAASLQAQVD; encoded by the coding sequence ATGCTGCTCGACTACCTGATCATGCTGGTCTACGCCTTGGGCATGCTTGCCCTGGGCTGGTACGGAATGCGCAAGGCGCGCAACCAGAACGACTTCCTCGTGGCAGGGCGCCGTCTCGGCCCGGGTCTCTACCTGGGCACCATGGCCGCTGTGGTTCTGGGCGGCGCCTCCACCATCGGCACGGTGAAGCTCGGCTATCTCTACGGGCTGTCCGGCCTGTGGCTGGTGTTCATGCTGGGCCTGGGCATCATCGTGCTCAGCCTGGTGTTCTCGCGGCAGATCGCGCGGCTGAAGGTCTACACCGTCACGCAGATCCTCGAGCAACGCTACCAGGCGTCCTCGCGGTTGATTGGCGGCGTGGTGATGGTCGCTTACGACCTGATGGTGGCGGTCACCGCTACCATCGCCATCGGCTCGGTGACCGAGGTGGTCTTCGAGATCCCGCGTATCCCGGCGATCCTCTGCGGGGGCGGCATCGTCATCGTCTACTCGGTGATCGGCGGCATGTGGTCGCTGACCCTCACCGACATCATCCAGTTTGTCATCAAGACCCTCGGCATCTTTGCCGTGCTGCTGCCGTTGTCGATCCACGAGGCGGGCGGTCTGTCGCGCATGCAGGAAGTGTTGCCGGCGGGCTTCTTCGATCTCGGCCACATCGGTCTGGATACCATCCTCACCTACTTCCTGCTGTATTTCTTCGGCGCACTGATCGGCCAGGACATCTGGCAGCGTGTGTTCACCGCGCGCAGCGAGAAGGTGGTGCGCTATGCCGGCCTCGGCGCGGGCGTCTACTGCATGCTCTATGGCCTGGCCTGTGCGCTGATCGGCGCCGCCGCCCATGTGCTGCTGCCCAACCTGGCAGTGCCGGAAAACGCCTATGCCGAAGTCACCCGCCAGGTGCTCCAGCCCGGTTTGCGCGGCCTGGTGGTCGCGGCGGCGCTGTCGGCCATCATGTCCACCGCCTCGGGCTGCCTGCTGGCTGCCGCCACGGTGTTCCAGGAGGACATCTATTCGCGCTTCCTGCGCCCCGGCGCACCCAACGGCCTGCGCGAAAGCCGTCTGTTCACGCTATTGATGGGCGTGGTGATGCTGGCCCTGGCGTGCCTGGTGAACGATGTCATCGGCGCCCTGAGCATTGCCTATAACCTGCTGGTCGGTGGCCTGCTGGTGCCGATTCTCGGCGCGCTGCTGTGGCGCCGCGCTTCGGCTCGCGGGGCCATCGCCAGCATCGTCGTCGGCAGCCTGGTGGTGGTCCTGTTCATGATCATCGACGGCGTTCTCGCCAACACCCCCATCGCCTACGGCCTTCTCGCCAGCCTGCTCACCTTCGTGGTGGTCAGCCTCGCCGGCGCGCCGGCCGCCAGCCTGCAGGCGCAGGTCGACTGA
- the speB gene encoding agmatinase, with protein MPHDFPQPMDAAEIPRFAGIPSFMRLPIFEDPAQVDIALLGVPWDGGTTNRAGARHGPREVRNQSSLMRKVHHVSRIAPYDLVRVGDIGDAPVNPIDLLDSLKRIEGFYRRIHAAGTIPLSVGGDHLVTLPIFRALAAERPVGMVHFDAHSDTNDRYFGDNPYTHGTPFRRAIEEGLLDPKRTVQIGIRGSIYSAEDEAFAKDCGIRVIHMEEFADLGVEATLAEVHRVVGQEPTYVTFDVDVLDPAFAPGTGTPEIGGMTTLQAQHMIRGLQGLNLIGADVVEVSPPFDQGGATALVGATMMFELLCVLADSIASRR; from the coding sequence ATGCCCCATGACTTCCCGCAACCCATGGACGCCGCCGAGATTCCCCGCTTCGCCGGCATTCCCAGCTTCATGCGCCTGCCGATCTTCGAGGATCCGGCCCAGGTGGACATCGCGCTGCTCGGCGTGCCGTGGGACGGCGGCACCACCAACCGCGCCGGCGCTCGCCACGGCCCGCGCGAGGTGCGCAACCAGTCGAGCCTGATGCGCAAGGTGCACCATGTCAGCCGCATCGCACCCTACGATCTGGTGCGTGTCGGCGATATTGGCGATGCGCCGGTGAATCCCATCGATCTGCTCGATTCGCTCAAGCGCATCGAAGGCTTCTACCGCCGCATTCACGCCGCCGGGACTATCCCGCTGTCGGTCGGCGGCGACCACCTGGTGACCCTGCCGATCTTTCGCGCGCTGGCCGCGGAGCGGCCGGTCGGCATGGTGCATTTCGATGCCCACTCCGACACCAATGACCGCTACTTCGGCGACAACCCCTACACCCACGGGACGCCGTTCCGCCGCGCTATCGAGGAGGGGCTGCTGGACCCGAAGCGCACCGTGCAGATCGGCATTCGGGGCTCGATCTACTCGGCCGAAGACGAAGCCTTCGCCAAGGACTGTGGCATCCGTGTGATCCACATGGAGGAGTTCGCCGACCTGGGCGTGGAGGCCACGCTCGCGGAGGTACATCGGGTGGTGGGACAGGAGCCGACCTACGTGACCTTCGATGTGGACGTGCTCGACCCGGCATTCGCGCCCGGTACCGGTACGCCGGAAATCGGTGGGATGACCACCTTGCAGGCGCAGCACATGATTCGGGGCCTGCAGGGGCTGAACCTGATCGGCGCCGATGTCGTGGAGGTGTCGCCGCCGTTCGACCAGGGTGGGGCGACCGCGCTGGTGGGCGCCACCATGATGTTCGAGCTGCTCTGCGTGCTGGCCGACTCGATCGCATCGCGCCGCTGA
- a CDS encoding LysR family transcriptional regulator, with protein MLGNLSDIDLRLLRTFCTIVEAGGFTAAQVRLNTSLSRLSVLVRDLEVRLGYSLCRRGSSGFQLTEEGQQLYEAAQGLFVDIERFREQVTGLGGRDREVLHLGCVDGVLGQQCWPLPLAIRLFREAHPRVRLNLHTQRPDELENAVLEERLQLAIGAFHHRLSGLCYQLLFREEQNLYCAREHPFFERAQDEPSLEQICAAEYVGRGYMAESRRPHGLVFSRSTNAYSMEAIANLVFSGTFIGYLPTHYAGEWVAEGRLRAIRPAQLAYVSEFHCVTRQGAEPGEVLGAFLDALARAQAELGSGELAP; from the coding sequence ATGCTGGGCAATCTTTCCGATATCGACCTGCGCCTGCTGCGCACCTTCTGCACCATCGTCGAAGCGGGCGGCTTCACGGCCGCCCAGGTTCGCCTGAACACCAGTCTGTCGCGGCTGAGCGTGTTGGTGCGCGACCTCGAAGTGCGCCTGGGCTATTCGCTGTGTCGGCGTGGCAGCAGTGGCTTCCAGCTCACCGAGGAAGGGCAGCAGTTGTATGAGGCAGCGCAGGGATTGTTCGTTGATATCGAGCGCTTCCGCGAGCAGGTGACGGGCCTGGGTGGCCGCGACCGCGAGGTGTTGCACCTGGGCTGCGTGGATGGCGTGCTCGGCCAGCAATGCTGGCCGTTGCCGCTGGCGATCCGGCTGTTCCGCGAGGCTCATCCGCGAGTGCGTCTGAACCTGCATACCCAGCGCCCGGATGAGCTGGAGAACGCCGTGCTGGAGGAGCGCCTGCAACTGGCCATCGGCGCCTTCCACCATCGCTTGTCCGGGCTCTGCTACCAACTGCTGTTCCGCGAGGAACAGAACCTCTATTGCGCCCGTGAGCATCCGTTCTTCGAGCGTGCGCAGGACGAGCCGTCGCTGGAGCAGATCTGCGCCGCCGAGTATGTCGGGCGTGGCTACATGGCTGAGAGCCGGCGCCCCCACGGCCTGGTATTCAGCCGTTCCACCAATGCGTACAGCATGGAGGCCATCGCCAACCTGGTGTTCAGCGGCACCTTCATCGGCTATCTGCCGACCCACTACGCCGGCGAATGGGTTGCCGAAGGGCGCCTGCGGGCGATCCGTCCGGCGCAGTTGGCCTATGTCTCCGAATTCCATTGCGTGACGCGCCAGGGCGCGGAGCCGGGAGAGGTGCTGGGAGCGTTCCTCGATGCGCTGGCGCGCGCCCAGGCCGAGCTGGGGAGCGGAGAGCTGGCCCCGTGA
- a CDS encoding phytanoyl-CoA dioxygenase family protein, protein MSRLQALHEDGFVLLRGLLDAAQVAEVRGLIDGLRPLHWDYEGLVDHYKCVFNRSPRWLPYLDPPGLIELAEAALGTDCHVIGQTAWRCHPGFIGAEMHQDYLPVALPAPGFELPMFICTAQIYLDDIDEALCPTWVIPGSHRAGRAPAPDEREWQGRKAEPVLCQAGDCLLFRSDLWHAGSRNRSQRTRYLLQVHYGRRMVAQKFSPYLEWAFNPEIVAACTPRQRRLLGDHEAAEYD, encoded by the coding sequence GTGAGCCGTCTGCAGGCGCTGCACGAGGACGGCTTCGTCCTGCTGCGCGGGTTGCTGGATGCCGCGCAGGTGGCCGAGGTGCGCGGGTTGATCGACGGCCTGCGGCCGCTCCACTGGGACTACGAGGGCCTGGTGGATCATTACAAGTGCGTGTTCAACCGTTCGCCGCGCTGGCTGCCGTATCTCGATCCGCCAGGCTTGATCGAGCTGGCGGAGGCAGCGCTGGGTACGGACTGCCATGTGATCGGCCAGACGGCCTGGCGCTGCCACCCCGGCTTCATCGGCGCGGAGATGCACCAGGACTATCTGCCTGTTGCGTTGCCGGCGCCGGGGTTCGAGCTGCCGATGTTCATCTGCACCGCGCAGATCTATCTCGACGATATCGATGAGGCGCTGTGTCCGACGTGGGTGATTCCCGGTAGTCATCGCGCCGGTCGCGCGCCGGCACCTGACGAGCGCGAATGGCAGGGCCGGAAGGCCGAGCCCGTGCTCTGCCAGGCTGGCGATTGCTTGCTGTTTCGCAGTGACCTGTGGCACGCCGGTAGCCGCAATCGCAGCCAGCGCACGCGCTACCTGTTGCAGGTGCACTATGGCCGGCGCATGGTCGCGCAGAAGTTCTCGCCCTATCTGGAATGGGCCTTCAATCCCGAGATCGTGGCTGCCTGCACGCCACGACAACGGCGCTTGCTGGGCGACCATGAGGCCGCCGAATACGACTGA
- a CDS encoding GFA family protein produces the protein MDRVHGGGCHCGQLRYECNAPLTDVAHCHCSICRRTTGGIVTTWATVPLTSFRWTIGKPAEYRSSASCVRYFCAHCGAQLALFTDLAPDTLDITTATLDDVAEVVPGRHIWVKSRLPWIHLDEQLEDEWEEKL, from the coding sequence ATGGACAGAGTACACGGCGGCGGTTGCCACTGCGGCCAGCTGCGTTACGAGTGCAACGCACCGCTCACGGACGTCGCCCATTGCCACTGTTCGATCTGCCGGCGTACCACTGGCGGCATCGTCACTACCTGGGCCACGGTGCCGCTGACGAGCTTCCGCTGGACTATCGGCAAGCCCGCCGAGTACCGCTCATCAGCCTCCTGCGTGCGCTACTTCTGCGCTCATTGCGGGGCTCAGTTGGCGCTGTTCACCGACCTTGCGCCGGATACCCTGGATATCACCACGGCAACGCTGGACGACGTCGCCGAGGTCGTGCCGGGCCGGCATATCTGGGTGAAGAGCCGGCTGCCGTGGATCCATCTGGATGAGCAGTTGGAAGATGAATGGGAAGAGAAGCTCTAG
- a CDS encoding DUF7844 domain-containing protein, which translates to MRLRAGRWLAALALIVAASSHAALRLELNDEGLSSAQRQASQQLLDEALRTLPDSFVERLDRRVEVQWRDDLPSNGMGRALRPGAIALNTRYLAALTDGSAATQQTGRAHGTLRRELLATLLHELTHLYDRARLWDADEARVIRRCTMRDKSLGRVGAPDECRGQTGRRFTLSDDPRLLDLAGWPQYAGRHGEREQHNRFILRSPDSYELSNPREYAAVNMEYFLLDPSYACRRPSLYRYYASRFGERTQREQCASSYAYLNAGRDFGRQPLGYLDPERVYEVDYLIAEANNDIASRWGHTMLRLVVCAPGRPRGPDCRLDLDQHLVLSFRAFVGDLQLSSWDGLTGVYPSRLFVLPLSQVIEEYTKVELRSLASIPLKLSREEVNSLVERSAQTHWSYDGNYYFLSNNCAVETLKLLRGGIPRQSLQNMDSITPYGVLGLLENQRIADASVLENPKEALRLGYRFDSFRDRYQAMFDVLKKRLDIRQEKVEDWLALPAVERRPWFDKADLRASAALLLLEQASLRRQLLLAQDELKQLYLSNRDDLGNNSRLATAGKTLQQILDDSGFLSRPAELLDGGYGLPQAKETVTLEQQTQQRQKHLRQLSDNLDREVRALLTPERRDELAALEANTRQISAHLRELHKAAGGFELP; encoded by the coding sequence GTGAGGCTCCGGGCTGGCCGCTGGCTGGCGGCCCTCGCACTGATCGTCGCCGCCAGCAGCCACGCCGCTCTCCGCCTGGAGCTCAACGACGAAGGACTTTCCAGCGCACAGCGCCAAGCCAGCCAGCAGTTGCTGGACGAAGCGCTGCGCACCTTGCCGGACAGCTTCGTCGAGCGTCTCGACCGCCGCGTCGAGGTGCAATGGCGCGATGACCTGCCCAGCAACGGCATGGGCCGTGCCCTGCGGCCCGGCGCCATTGCCCTGAACACCCGCTATCTCGCCGCGCTCACCGATGGTAGCGCCGCCACGCAGCAGACTGGCCGCGCCCACGGCACTCTCCGCCGCGAACTACTGGCCACCCTGCTCCACGAACTCACCCATCTCTATGACCGCGCCCGCCTGTGGGACGCCGACGAAGCGCGCGTCATCCGTCGCTGCACGATGCGCGACAAGAGTCTGGGCCGTGTTGGCGCGCCCGACGAATGCCGTGGCCAGACCGGTCGCCGCTTCACCCTGTCGGATGATCCACGCCTGCTCGACCTCGCCGGCTGGCCCCAGTACGCGGGCCGCCACGGCGAGCGCGAGCAGCACAACCGATTCATCCTGCGCAGCCCGGACAGCTACGAGCTGAGCAACCCGCGCGAGTATGCCGCGGTCAACATGGAGTACTTCCTCCTCGACCCGAGCTATGCCTGCCGCCGCCCCTCGCTGTACCGCTACTACGCCTCGCGCTTTGGCGAGCGCACTCAACGCGAGCAGTGCGCAAGCAGCTACGCCTACCTCAACGCCGGCCGCGATTTCGGTCGCCAGCCACTGGGCTACCTCGACCCGGAGCGGGTCTACGAGGTGGACTACCTGATCGCCGAAGCCAACAACGACATCGCCAGCCGCTGGGGCCACACCATGCTACGCCTGGTCGTCTGCGCGCCGGGCCGTCCGCGCGGGCCGGATTGCCGGCTCGACCTCGACCAGCACCTGGTGCTGTCGTTCCGCGCCTTCGTCGGCGACCTTCAGCTTTCCAGTTGGGACGGCCTCACCGGTGTCTACCCCTCGCGCCTGTTTGTGCTGCCGCTGTCGCAAGTGATCGAGGAATACACCAAGGTCGAACTGCGCAGCCTTGCATCGATTCCGCTCAAGCTCAGCCGCGAAGAGGTCAACAGCCTGGTGGAGCGCTCCGCGCAGACCCACTGGAGCTACGACGGCAACTACTACTTCCTGTCCAACAACTGCGCTGTCGAGACGCTGAAGCTGCTACGCGGCGGCATCCCCCGGCAGAGCCTGCAGAACATGGACAGCATCACCCCCTACGGCGTACTCGGCCTGCTGGAAAACCAGCGGATCGCCGACGCGAGCGTATTGGAGAACCCGAAGGAAGCCCTGCGCCTGGGTTACCGCTTCGACTCCTTCCGCGACCGCTACCAGGCCATGTTCGACGTGCTGAAGAAGCGCCTGGACATCCGCCAGGAGAAGGTCGAGGACTGGCTCGCGCTGCCCGCCGTGGAGCGCCGCCCGTGGTTCGACAAGGCCGATCTGCGCGCGAGCGCCGCGCTGCTGTTGCTCGAACAGGCATCCCTACGCCGCCAGTTGCTGCTGGCCCAGGACGAACTCAAGCAGCTCTACCTGAGCAACCGCGACGACCTGGGCAACAACTCCAGGCTCGCCACCGCCGGCAAGACCCTGCAGCAGATCCTCGACGACAGCGGCTTCCTCAGCCGCCCGGCAGAGCTTCTGGATGGTGGCTACGGCCTGCCCCAGGCAAAGGAAACCGTCACCCTCGAACAGCAGACCCAGCAGCGGCAGAAGCATCTGCGCCAGCTCAGCGACAACCTCGACCGCGAAGTGCGCGCACTGCTGACGCCCGAGCGCCGCGACGAATTGGCGGCGCTGGAAGCCAACACCCGGCAGATCAGCGCGCACCTGCGGGAACTGCACAAGGCGGCGGGCGGGTTCGAGCTGCCCTGA
- a CDS encoding DUF2388 domain-containing protein: MRLSSISKSPLIVGLLLAACASSVQAQSVIRVFNITTNAFARSIDFTSDTTTSIRDMKVVQEARDDAASFVGSDGAIRGAQLEAAFKVLREDVPQARDASDQALAEAILAL; the protein is encoded by the coding sequence ATGCGCCTCAGCTCGATTTCCAAGAGCCCCCTGATCGTCGGTCTGCTGCTCGCCGCCTGCGCTTCCAGCGTCCAGGCCCAGTCGGTGATTCGCGTATTCAACATCACCACCAACGCCTTCGCCCGCAGCATCGACTTCACCTCGGACACCACCACCTCCATCCGCGACATGAAAGTGGTGCAGGAAGCGCGTGACGACGCCGCCAGCTTCGTCGGCAGCGACGGTGCGATCCGTGGCGCCCAGCTCGAAGCCGCATTCAAGGTTCTGCGCGAAGACGTACCGCAAGCGCGCGACGCCTCCGACCAGGCGCTGGCCGAAGCCATCCTCGCACTGTGA
- a CDS encoding DUF2388 domain-containing protein produces the protein MRFLSLLLPILLCSMPALAFDQTTQFPAGTSYVTSKLTSTPFENKLLRSARDDAAGFIATGGELRGVRLEAALHWLRQRHPELAANDRELAEAILAQ, from the coding sequence ATGCGTTTCCTGTCCTTACTGCTGCCGATCCTGCTCTGCTCCATGCCTGCGCTGGCGTTCGACCAGACCACCCAGTTCCCGGCAGGGACCAGCTATGTCACCAGCAAACTGACCAGCACGCCGTTCGAGAACAAGCTGCTGCGCAGCGCCCGTGACGACGCGGCGGGGTTCATCGCCACCGGTGGCGAACTGCGCGGCGTACGCCTGGAAGCCGCGCTGCACTGGCTCCGCCAGCGCCATCCGGAACTTGCGGCAAATGATCGGGAACTGGCCGAAGCGATTCTTGCCCAATAA
- a CDS encoding DUF2388 domain-containing protein — MKKSLRLIAAAALLGCATGAFATSFVYTTDLSVRATGATSDATSNISNSFKDDKIVLEAKDDAATFVASRGEIRGAHLEAALRHIRTKMPALAANDQQLAQAILTI; from the coding sequence ATGAAGAAAAGCCTTCGACTGATCGCCGCCGCCGCCCTGCTCGGCTGCGCCACGGGCGCGTTCGCCACCAGCTTCGTCTACACCACCGACCTGTCGGTGCGCGCCACTGGCGCAACGAGCGACGCCACGTCCAACATCAGCAACTCCTTCAAGGACGACAAGATCGTGCTCGAAGCCAAGGACGATGCCGCCACCTTCGTCGCCAGCCGTGGCGAAATCCGTGGTGCCCATCTGGAAGCCGCACTGCGCCACATCCGTACCAAGATGCCGGCCCTTGCCGCCAACGACCAGCAGCTGGCCCAGGCCATCCTGACCATCTGA
- a CDS encoding DUF1127 domain-containing protein, translated as MERLVPLPLLSNPRPSKLRCLLQTLCEWRRNSRTRKQLAALDCRQLADIGLSPSDRLHEISKPFWR; from the coding sequence ATGGAGCGCCTTGTCCCCCTGCCCCTGCTGTCGAACCCCCGCCCCTCGAAGCTTCGCTGCCTGCTGCAAACCCTGTGTGAATGGCGCCGCAACAGCCGCACCCGGAAACAATTGGCAGCACTGGATTGTCGTCAACTGGCCGACATCGGCCTCAGCCCCAGCGACCGCCTGCATGAAATCTCGAAACCGTTCTGGCGCTGA
- a CDS encoding DUF1127 domain-containing protein, with amino-acid sequence MERTLGSAALSTTRTTSSAHRGLVGTVRLWQRRIESRRQLARLDSRLLADAGISEAQRYAELNKPFWR; translated from the coding sequence ATGGAACGTACCCTCGGTTCCGCAGCTCTGAGCACTACCCGCACTACTTCCAGCGCCCATCGTGGCCTCGTCGGCACCGTTCGCCTGTGGCAGCGCCGGATCGAGAGCCGCCGCCAGCTGGCTCGCCTGGATTCCCGCCTGCTGGCCGATGCCGGCATCAGCGAAGCCCAGCGTTACGCCGAACTGAACAAGCCGTTCTGGCGCTGA
- a CDS encoding acetyl-CoA hydrolase/transferase family protein, whose protein sequence is MYRDRVRMSSLLDKVMTADQAAALIKDGMTVGMSGFTRAGEAKAVPKALAQRAKQEPLRISLMTGASLGNDLDKQLTEAGVLARRMPFQVDSTLRKAINAGEVMFIDQHLSETVEQLRNHQLKLPDIAVIEAVAITEEGHIVPTTSVGNSASFAIFAKQVIVEINVAHNTNLEGLHDIYIPTYRPTRTPIPLTKVDDRIGSTAIPIPAEKIVAIVVNDQPDSPSTVLPPDDETQGIANHLIDFFKREVDAGRMSNSLGPLQAGIGSIANAVMCGLIDSPFENLTMYSEVLQDSTFDLIDAGKLRFASGSSITLSTRRNADVFGNLERYKDKLVLRPQEISNHPEVVRRLGIIGINTALEFDIYGNVNSTHVGGTKMMNGIGGSGDFARNAHLAIFVTKSIAKGGNISSVVPMVSHVDHTEHDVDILVTEIGLADLRGLAPRERARAIIDNCVHPSYRDALNSYFDAACKRGGHTPHILREALEWHINLEERGHMLAAS, encoded by the coding sequence ATGTACCGTGATCGCGTGCGTATGTCCTCCCTGCTGGACAAGGTGATGACTGCCGACCAGGCCGCGGCCCTTATCAAGGACGGCATGACCGTCGGCATGAGCGGCTTCACCCGCGCCGGCGAAGCCAAGGCCGTACCCAAGGCCCTCGCCCAGCGCGCCAAGCAGGAACCGCTGCGCATCAGCCTGATGACCGGCGCGAGCCTCGGCAACGACCTCGACAAGCAGCTCACCGAAGCAGGCGTACTGGCCCGCCGCATGCCGTTTCAGGTCGACAGCACCCTGCGCAAGGCGATCAACGCCGGCGAAGTGATGTTCATCGACCAGCACCTCTCGGAAACCGTCGAGCAACTGCGCAACCACCAGCTCAAGCTGCCGGACATCGCCGTCATCGAGGCTGTCGCGATCACCGAAGAAGGGCACATCGTACCGACCACCTCCGTCGGCAACTCCGCCAGCTTCGCGATCTTCGCCAAGCAGGTGATCGTAGAGATCAACGTCGCGCACAACACCAACCTCGAAGGCCTGCACGACATCTATATCCCGACCTACCGTCCGACCCGCACGCCGATTCCGCTGACCAAGGTGGATGACCGCATCGGCAGCACCGCCATCCCGATCCCGGCGGAGAAGATCGTCGCCATCGTAGTCAACGACCAGCCGGACTCGCCCTCGACCGTACTGCCGCCGGACGATGAGACCCAGGGCATCGCCAACCACCTGATCGACTTCTTCAAGCGCGAAGTAGATGCAGGCCGCATGAGCAACAGCCTCGGCCCGCTGCAGGCCGGCATCGGCAGCATCGCCAATGCGGTGATGTGTGGCCTGATCGACTCGCCCTTCGAGAACCTGACCATGTACTCCGAAGTACTGCAGGACTCGACCTTCGACCTGATCGACGCCGGCAAGCTGCGCTTCGCCTCGGGCAGCTCAATCACCCTGTCGACGCGCCGCAATGCCGACGTGTTCGGCAATCTGGAGCGCTACAAGGACAAGCTGGTACTGCGCCCGCAGGAAATCTCCAACCATCCCGAAGTAGTGCGCCGCCTGGGCATCATCGGCATCAATACCGCACTGGAGTTCGACATCTACGGCAACGTCAACTCCACCCATGTTGGCGGTACCAAGATGATGAATGGCATCGGCGGGTCCGGCGACTTCGCGCGCAATGCGCACCTGGCGATTTTCGTCACCAAGTCCATTGCCAAGGGCGGCAACATCTCCAGTGTCGTGCCAATGGTCAGCCACGTTGACCACACCGAACACGATGTGGATATCCTCGTCACCGAAATCGGCCTCGCCGACCTCCGTGGCCTGGCTCCGCGCGAGCGCGCACGGGCAATCATCGACAACTGTGTGCATCCGTCCTATCGCGATGCCCTGAACAGTTACTTCGATGCAGCCTGCAAGCGCGGCGGCCACACCCCGCATATCCTGCGCGAAGCTCTGGAGTGGCATATCAACCTGGAAGAACGCGGCCACATGCTGGCAGCCAGCTGA